Proteins found in one Gemmatimonadales bacterium genomic segment:
- a CDS encoding TetR/AcrR family transcriptional regulator, protein MELRERILDAAARVYSETGFRGATTRLIAERAGVNEITLFRHFGSKERLLREAVHCASTGTEDSACHFPAHGEAPGTDIRNWARSVFQTLYEQRGLIRKAIGEAEEHPELLPADQTHAACAQRALEGYLESLRQANHITTDVDLQASVKLLLGAIFAEAMTGDLFPDQHRPSPDQTVDQFVTLFLRALGIKETDR, encoded by the coding sequence ATGGAACTCCGTGAACGGATTCTCGACGCCGCCGCCCGGGTGTACTCCGAGACCGGCTTTCGAGGCGCAACGACCCGACTGATCGCCGAACGAGCCGGGGTCAATGAAATCACCTTGTTTCGGCATTTTGGGTCGAAGGAGCGGCTGCTGCGCGAGGCGGTCCACTGCGCCAGCACGGGCACCGAGGATTCGGCCTGCCACTTCCCGGCTCACGGCGAGGCCCCGGGAACCGATATCCGGAACTGGGCTCGATCAGTCTTCCAGACACTGTACGAGCAGCGCGGCCTGATCCGAAAGGCCATCGGAGAGGCCGAAGAGCACCCGGAGCTTCTCCCTGCCGACCAGACCCACGCTGCCTGCGCACAGCGAGCCCTGGAAGGCTATCTCGAATCGCTCCGCCAGGCCAATCACATCACGACCGATGTCGACCTTCAGGCATCGGTCAAGCTTCTCCTGGGAGCCATTTTTGCCGAGGCGATGACCGGTGACCTCTTCCCCGATCAGCATCGACCCTCCCCTGATCAAACCGTTGACCAGTTCGTCACGCTCTTTCTGAGAGCCCTCGGCATCAAGGAGACCGACAGGTGA
- a CDS encoding PadR family transcriptional regulator — translation MLILKTVSVEPMHGWGISESIEARSGDRLKIQPGSLYASLHRLTREGWIRSYWADSPAGRRARYYALTPAGAGQLRAETEHWTRLVAGVAQVMALST, via the coding sequence ATGCTGATCCTGAAGACCGTCTCGGTCGAGCCGATGCATGGTTGGGGAATCTCGGAGTCGATTGAGGCACGATCGGGCGATCGACTCAAGATTCAGCCAGGCTCGCTCTATGCCTCGCTCCACCGATTGACTCGTGAAGGGTGGATCCGATCGTACTGGGCCGACTCCCCAGCTGGCCGGCGGGCCCGCTACTACGCCCTGACGCCTGCCGGCGCGGGCCAGCTGCGTGCAGAGACCGAGCATTGGACTCGGCTCGTGGCCGGCGTTGCCCAAGTCATGGCTCTGTCAACCTGA
- a CDS encoding ABC transporter permease, producing MKAKDLWFRLRAVVFGRRLERELDREIDFHRIMQAEKLIGQGWEPAAAEAEARRRFGGEVRPRQEIRDAWGVGWVRDLGTDVRQALRQFRRRPAYSVLGVLTLALGIGATVGLFGVVRAVLLRPLPVADESALRVLWMDTSWRGVEFDFLQERTSAFSRLAAYGSDGTTLRTEAGSTVLLAGAVSAELFDVLGSAPALGRTFRAGEDRPGAERGVVLSHRLWQRQFGADPAILGRAIVLDGRSTTVIGVMPRDFYFPTPEYDLWSPLDLDPASGRYQGNGWLVILGRLRPGTTPAQEQHELATFTQALGERFTYPAAWDKTKDASLRTLRDYLVGNVRPVLLLLLGAGALLLLMACANVAALVLARTTDRGDEMALRAALGAGRARLARQIIAESLTFSVLAAVVGVGIALAGFPLLVRGLPLRDGMATIVTLDWSILLTSFAVATLVGLAVALAPVRDVLRGGGSGISGSRSGLGLARGTSRAHELFVGIEAAVAVILVVGALLLVRSVSRLLAIDLGFETAQVVAVDVVGMSLDQTDADRVQTYALVAERVAQLPGVGKIAYTSRLPIRDGGWQGPVSVEGNPVLQGTTAPNSLYRPVSPSYFEAMGIAVLRGRGFETTDRTDTQPVAIVSASFAEHAWPGQDPIGRQVRTGVAGVGTPITVVGVAEDVRSERATGANPFVLYVPDEQRGFPALSKTMVLRVEGAAAPVFAAVARIVNETDRRFATARPVTMEEVVAGSFAESIQLRFFLTVFAGVALVLGTVGVYSVVSYSVARRRAELGVRMALGAAPGQVLREVILRGVLPVGAGIAAGLVLVLLLARTASRFVYGVSASDPVSISLAALVLAATGLAAAAVPATRASRLSPMDSLRRD from the coding sequence ATGAAGGCCAAGGACTTGTGGTTCCGGCTTCGCGCCGTGGTGTTCGGGCGGCGGCTGGAGCGGGAGTTGGATCGCGAGATCGACTTTCACCGAATCATGCAGGCGGAGAAGCTGATCGGCCAGGGATGGGAGCCGGCGGCCGCCGAGGCAGAGGCTCGGCGCCGTTTCGGCGGTGAGGTTCGGCCCCGACAGGAGATTCGCGACGCCTGGGGTGTCGGGTGGGTCCGCGACCTCGGAACCGATGTTCGGCAGGCGCTGCGGCAGTTCCGGCGCCGACCGGCCTACTCGGTACTTGGCGTGCTGACGCTGGCGCTCGGGATCGGTGCCACCGTGGGCTTGTTCGGCGTGGTGCGAGCCGTGTTGCTGCGACCGCTGCCGGTAGCTGATGAAAGCGCACTCCGCGTGCTCTGGATGGACACGAGCTGGCGCGGCGTCGAGTTCGACTTTCTGCAGGAGCGGACCAGCGCCTTCTCGCGGCTTGCTGCCTACGGCAGCGACGGCACGACCTTGCGCACCGAGGCCGGGAGTACGGTGCTGCTGGCCGGAGCCGTATCGGCTGAGCTTTTCGACGTGCTGGGCTCCGCTCCGGCGCTCGGGCGGACCTTCCGAGCCGGCGAGGATCGGCCCGGCGCTGAACGCGGGGTTGTGCTGAGCCACCGACTCTGGCAGCGACAATTCGGCGCCGATCCCGCGATCCTTGGACGGGCAATCGTCCTCGACGGACGATCGACCACTGTGATCGGGGTGATGCCCCGCGATTTCTATTTCCCCACGCCGGAGTATGACCTCTGGTCGCCGCTCGACCTCGACCCCGCCAGCGGACGGTATCAGGGTAACGGCTGGCTGGTGATCCTCGGCCGCCTCAGGCCGGGAACGACCCCAGCCCAGGAGCAGCACGAGCTGGCGACCTTCACGCAGGCGCTGGGCGAGCGCTTCACATACCCGGCGGCATGGGACAAAACCAAGGACGCCTCGCTTCGCACCTTGCGAGATTACCTGGTCGGTAACGTCCGCCCCGTCCTGTTGCTGCTGCTTGGCGCCGGTGCGCTCCTCCTCCTGATGGCCTGCGCCAATGTGGCCGCTCTCGTTCTGGCACGGACGACAGATCGGGGCGACGAGATGGCGCTCCGTGCGGCGCTTGGTGCGGGCCGCGCCCGGTTGGCGCGTCAGATCATTGCCGAGTCACTCACGTTTTCCGTGCTGGCCGCGGTCGTGGGTGTGGGGATTGCCCTGGCGGGGTTTCCGTTGCTGGTCCGGGGCCTGCCCCTTCGTGATGGCATGGCGACCATCGTGACCCTCGACTGGTCAATTCTCTTGACCTCCTTTGCGGTTGCGACCCTCGTGGGTCTGGCAGTCGCATTGGCGCCGGTGCGTGATGTGCTGCGCGGGGGCGGATCGGGCATTTCGGGAAGCCGGAGCGGCCTTGGCCTTGCGCGCGGCACCAGCCGGGCGCACGAGCTATTCGTGGGGATCGAGGCGGCGGTGGCGGTCATCCTCGTGGTGGGCGCGCTGCTGCTGGTTCGCTCCGTCTCACGGCTGCTGGCCATCGATCTCGGCTTCGAGACTGCGCAGGTGGTGGCAGTCGATGTGGTCGGCATGTCACTCGATCAGACGGATGCCGATCGAGTTCAGACGTATGCGTTGGTGGCCGAACGTGTCGCGCAGCTACCAGGGGTTGGCAAGATTGCCTATACCAGCCGCCTGCCGATTCGGGACGGCGGGTGGCAAGGTCCCGTCTCCGTCGAGGGCAACCCGGTGTTGCAGGGTACCACCGCCCCCAACAGCCTCTACCGACCGGTTTCCCCCAGCTACTTCGAAGCGATGGGCATCGCGGTGCTCCGAGGACGCGGGTTCGAGACGACCGACCGGACCGATACCCAGCCGGTCGCCATCGTCAGCGCCTCATTTGCGGAGCATGCCTGGCCAGGGCAGGATCCGATTGGGCGTCAGGTGCGCACTGGTGTCGCCGGCGTGGGCACCCCCATCACCGTCGTCGGGGTGGCCGAGGATGTTCGGAGTGAACGAGCAACGGGAGCCAATCCTTTCGTGCTCTACGTGCCCGACGAACAGCGCGGGTTTCCGGCCTTGAGCAAGACGATGGTGCTACGAGTGGAAGGCGCCGCAGCGCCCGTCTTTGCTGCGGTGGCGCGGATCGTCAACGAAACGGATCGGCGATTCGCGACGGCTCGTCCGGTCACGATGGAGGAGGTCGTTGCCGGATCGTTTGCAGAGTCGATTCAGCTTCGGTTTTTCCTGACGGTGTTCGCAGGCGTGGCGTTGGTGCTGGGCACCGTTGGGGTGTACTCTGTGGTGTCCTACTCGGTCGCGCGTCGCCGGGCTGAGCTTGGTGTTCGCATGGCGCTCGGCGCGGCGCCGGGGCAGGTGCTTCGCGAGGTGATTCTGCGGGGTGTCCTGCCGGTCGGCGCGGGTATCGCGGCGGGCTTGGTGCTGGTGCTGCTGCTGGCCCGGACAGCGTCGAGGTTCGTGTATGGGGTTTCTGCGTCGGATCCGGTCAGTATCAGTCTTGCTGCGCTGGTCCTGGCTGCCACCGGGCTTGCAGCGGCGGCAGTTCCGGCAACCCGGGCCTCGCGACTCAGTCCAATGGATTCACTGCGACGTGACTAG